The sequence below is a genomic window from Hippocampus zosterae strain Florida chromosome 7, ASM2543408v3, whole genome shotgun sequence.
ccctcatttcctgtttttccaTGAGACTGAATTAAATAaacacagacagaaaaaaaatcaatggcacGTATGGACATTCATTATCTGTACCAAAGCACAACTGCGAGGTCAGATAACTTTATTGAAGCTCATTGATTTTTCCGGCAGATTATGAACATCTGaggacgagtgtgtgtgtgtgtgtgtgtgtgtttgtgtgtgtgaaacattTGGACGAGGCGTTAAAGTGACTGAGGACCCCCCTGGGGGTCTGCAAAATAGTTTGCAATGAATTATTGTCATATCTTTGTTTTCTAAGTGCGTACATGCAGTAAttcctcgtttatcgtggttaatggggaccaaaaccacccgcgataaatggaAATCTGCGAAGCAGGGACTAATTAACATACaggtaatttttttattattatttttttaaagtccgcaaacagtccgggagaagctgcaaaacaacagcgagtcacatagagcaacatatacagtactgtactccatctatatggaaaaaaaaatatatgaatatgtttgaaaaaatccgcgatgcaccgaatccgcgataaacgaaccgcaaaatagcgagggatcactgcatACGGAAAcacaaggcccccccccctgtcccccaCAACATAGTcctgtttttttcatcatttcaaaacaaaaagtgtaaTATTGAGAGTTTTTTGGAACTTCAAACGTTTTTTATCGTTACATAATCAGtctttattcttgtaatattgcacacaaaaaaaaagcaaagtagaCCGCAAAAAAATACCCTCCCTACCCCCCAGGTAAATTCCTGTGATTCTCCATGCAACACGGCGTGACAAATAACTTATCCCATCACCTCTGTCTGCCAgaccccaaggaagacgtgGAGCGAGAGGACCCCAGTGGGACGGGAAGTGCCCTTTGCTGTGACGACACGCACGTTTGCCACCAGTGTTGCGCGCAGTTCTTCGATTGGAACGAGCTGTGTGAGCATCAGAAATCCTGTGTCGAGAATCACCCGGTGTTGATTGTGAAGGACGGCAAAGGCGATGGTGCGTTAGAGTCCCCGACGGAACCCTCGCCGGTCCCCAGCGTGGAGTCGAGCGACTCGTCGGCGGGAGAGTCGGCGTTGACCGACTGTGACAGCCCGGATGAGGCTATGGATGTCGAACTTGGGCCGCAGGACAAATACGCCTCTAGCCCTTCTCCGGCAGATTCCGCCGAGACTCAGCAACCGCTCCCCAACACTAACGTGACCCTCGGAATTCTGCACAGCACCAGGGTGGCCGTCGCTCAGTTCTCCCAAGGGgtagtcggcggcggcgcctgcGGGCGTGCGGCCTCGGCCGCCATCCCGCTCATCCTGGAGCACTTGCTGGCTTTGCAGCAGCAACAGGTCCACCAGCTGCACCTGATCGAGCAGATCTGTAGCCAGGTGGCCACCATGAACAAGCAGCCGGGCAAGGAGGCCTTGAACCCCGTGTCCAGACCCTTGTGCCTGGCGGCGAACCCCTACGGGGTCCCGTCCGTGTCAGGAAATACACCATCCGACATCAACGGCCAAGCTCCTGCTTCTCTTTCAACCGTGCCTGAGATGTCACAAAACCTCCCGTCGGAAAGCGTATGCAGCCAGCCGGTCTTCAGAGACGTTGTGTGTAATTCGGCTTCTTCCTCGGAAAACTCAGCTTCATCCCTCTCCGATTGTAGCCGTGTCTCCGCATTAATGCCTCCTTACGCCGGCTCTCATCCGAGCAGCAGTTCTCAGACCCTGAGCTCTCCAAATCCTCTCTCCCTGGGTCAGGGCAGTGTGTCCTACTTACCCCACAGCCCCTCCAAAAGTGTCATCTACCCCAATCCTTTAGCCGGCATTGCCGCCACGGCCAATGCCCTCGACCCGCTGGCGGCCATGTTAAAGCACCGGAAGGGGAAGCCGCCcggctcgtcgtcgtcgtcgtttgAAACAAAGCCCGGCCTGGAGGAGCCCTTCTTCAAGCATAAATGCCGCTTCTGCGCCAAAGTGTTTGGCAGCGACAGCGCCCTGCAGATCCACCTGCGCTCGCACACTGGAGAGCGACCCTTCAAATGCAACATCTGCGGCAACCGCTTCTCCACTAAGGGCAACTTGAAAGTGCACTTCCAGAGGCACAAAGACAAGTATCCTGAAGTCCAGATGAACCCCTACCCCGTTCCAGAGTATCTGGACAACGTGCCAACAAGCTCTGGGATTCCATACGGAATGATCGTACCACCAGAAAAAGCCGTCCCGTCTTGGCTGGATAGCAAGCCTGTCTTAACGACCTTGTCAGCCTCCCTGGGTCTTCCAATCTCCTCCACTAGAACCGGTATCGAGGGCTCCAGTGAGCCTTCAAGTACAGCACCATCTGTTCAAACCACGTACCAGCCAAACTTTGGTGAGTGCGTGTCGCCAAGCCAGAGAGGCAGCAAGGCTCAATTGTCTCCGGTTTCAGACACTCGACGGTCCAACCAGGAGGAAGAGGGATCCAGCGGTATAAAACCAGAGGAGGCGCATCTGCCGCAAAGCTACACGCAGATCTGGAGAGGCACTCAAGTAACCCAGGAAACCAGCTACACATCTTTAGCTACCACGCCGGAACCTGTGGCATCACCGTCTCCGGTCTCCAGCTCCCACTCGCCGCTCCCGGCCAACCCGGAAGATTTTTCACCTGGCGGCCTCCTGGACTTGATGGAAACCTCGGAAACCTCAAAGCTGCAGCAGCTGGTGGAGAACATTGACAAAAAGATGACGGAAGCCAACCGGTGTGTCCTGTGTAAGCGTGTCCTCAGCTGCCCGAGCGCGCTGAAGATGCACTACCGCATACACACGGGCGAGAGACCCTTCAAGTGTAAGGTGTGCGGTCGGGCTTTCACAACCAAGGGCAACTTGAAGACCCACGTGGTCGTTCACAGGGACAACCCGCCAGTACAGGTGGAACACTCGTGCCCCATTTGCCAGAAGAGGTTCACGAATGCCGTGGTCCTCCAGCAGCACATCCGCATGCATATGGTTGGTCAGATCACCGACTCCCCCCCGCCGGATGGGGGTCCGGAGACGCAGGGTGAGAATGAGAAAAACTTGGACAGTCCCGGCAGCAATGACCTTGTCGATGATGTCTCCATGGAGGCCGATGACGCAGAAGAAGTACAGGAGGTAGAAAATGTGGTCAGTCCTTCTAAATCTTCACTCGAGAACCATCTGACGGACCCCTCGGTAAACCTCAGCACCTCTGGGGAGAAATTTCTCACAAATGGCTACGATGACCAGATCCAGATCGAATGCTCGCTAACAGAGAAAGGGATGCAGAATCTGGGAACCACCAGCCCCCCTGCGACGCCGCCTTTATCACCTGCACAAAGTACTGAATTTTGGGAACATTTTGCGGCGTCTGTAAAGAAAGAACAAGTCAAATCGGGAACTCGAGGCATCACCCAACTGTTGACGGGCGGGTCAACTCAATCAATAAAGACAGAGGTCAACGGTTACACGGAACCCTACCCGACGTTCGCCATCAACTTGTCGGCGGCTTACCCGTCAGTCACCGGCTCGGGAATAGCCCCCCTGCTCGGACCGCCGCACCCTCGCCGGATGCCGAAGCAGCACAACTGCAGCGCCTGCGGGAAGAACTTCTCCTCGGCCAGCGCGCTTCAGATCCACGAGCGCACGCACACCGGCGAGAAGCCATTCGTCTGCTCCGTCTGCGGTCGAGCTTTCACCACTAAGGGGAATCTGAAGGTAGGCCTaacacaggggtgtcaaacttcaCCGCGAGCCAGATCATAGTTATGGTTTCTCTTTCGGGGATCGGTTATAACAGTGAAAAGCCTACTAGGCCTGTTATGGTACGCCAAAAATCACAATTCACTATGTACCTTGGCTTTATGTCCATTGGTTCGTTTCACATTCCGTCATtccaaaataattataataaaataataaaaaacatcaacagCTTGAATCGTTTCTTTTAGACATACTCCATCAGtcgtttgtcatatttttaggAAATGAACGATGCAAAGACATAAGTAGACATTTAACTGAACACAATGCCCCGATAAatgtgaggacatttttttcttcctaacaCAGATGACGTTGCACCAATTCGTCAAACTACCACTGTAAATTGGCAACTTCTGCCGAATTTCAGGCTACTTCAGGCTGTTTAAAGCCACTTTAACGTGTTAGGCAGCAGCAGTTACAATGGTTTGTTTGAACATTTCAGTGTTTAAATAAACAATAGATGAATGTCTTTTGTTGTATGTGATgttcttttaaattttttaaaggtTTATAGTTCATGTAAGATGTTtgctaatttccattagccTATCTATAGCATTTTACATTGTTAGCATGTAAGCTAACTGACTTTCTttagatgaaatgaaatggtTTGGCTAAACATTTTGGTGGTGTTTAAATGCACAAGGTTTTGTACTTttgtcagttttacagtaaacttggGAGTGACAAATGACAGCATGAAGCAGACACGCTTTGACTCTTTCTCTCTTCAAAGAGAGGTTTTATGGCAGTCTCCCATTTCTTGACAGCAAGAGTGTAAGAACATGCGCTAAGGAGTACTTTAAAAAGTGTGCTTTAATAAGCTGCAAGTGTATTTGAAAGGTACGGGAGgaataaatcaaaacaattcTCATTTCTCCGCTATAGCGGATCTGGCCCAcaggccttgattttgacacttGCCGCCTAACGAATGCTAACTTTGAAATTAGCATCTGTTGATCACTACCCTTTTCTGGTTCCTTTGCAGGTTCACATGGGCACGCACATGTGGAACAACACGCCAGCCAGGAGGGGCCGACGTCTCTCGGTGGACAATCCAATGGCCCTGCTGGGCTCAAACACCGTCAAATTTGACCTTGCCGCCCGAGCCATGCAGGTGGACGCCGGCTTCTGGAGCCGCTACGCCAGCGCCATCACCGGCAACCTGGCCCTGAAGAACAACGAGATCTCTGTGATTCAAAACCGAGGCGTGACGCCGTTACGCCAGATGACCGCTGGAATGGACAGAGTGAACGGCGCGAGGCCGATCACGAGCCTGTCCAAGAATGGCGTGGAACTGGGGAACAACAGACATTTTTCTATGCTGAGTGATGACAGTAAAGAAATTGGAATCAACTGATGCAATGTATTATGGACATTAAAACATTTGTAATACAGTACTGTGAATGATATGTACGAGAGCATACACATAAACATATTTTGAAAGTATTCCTTAGCACCTGTTCTCACTCTGCTGTTCACACAGTTATCCAAATTAGACTAAAATGTGCATGCTTCAAGTCTTTAATTTTCACTCCCAGTTGACGTTTACTGTAAATTGACACAAGACAAATTAATTatgcaaccatccattttctgatctgcttatcttcaaaagggtcgcgggggttgctggagcctatcccagctatctttggcAGTAggaaggggacaccctgaaccggttgccagccaatcgaagggcacacagagacgaacaaccatccatgttcacactcacagtttcgagtgttcaatcagcctgccatgcatgtttttgtaatgtgggggaaaaccggagtacctggagaaaccccacacaggcccagggagaagatgcaagctccacacaggaattgaacccggtacctctgcactgtgaggtcaaagcACTAACCACTGCACCATCAGAGTTAGAGATTGTAAATGATACGAAAATGTGCAACTAAACCATATACAGTGGTGCGTTTTATTAACTAACAATGAATCCCAGGCGCGTGTTGCCTTCACAGTCCTCAGAATTTCTACAATTTTCTTGTTCCCTCAATGACTGTTGCCCCAAAATCCGACcaaatgaaatgttatttattgaaaaaaacattcacctaCTTCTcatctaaataaaatgtaacattGGACCCACAATAGAAAAAAATTCACGCACGAAAAAAAGAGTCGAGTCAGAATTACGTGATACAAATCCGTACACTTTCGCGAACGCGACGTAAATCCCGCCACCGGGGGGTAGTGACGTCACCGCGCGGATTTGCCGGCCAAGATGTCTGATATCCTGTCCGAACCGATGCGGAAGAGCTTTCGGAGAAGCCCTTATCACTACCACTCCGTCAGACAGTCGAGGTATttcatattgtattattttttttgctgccatttCCGCGGTAGAGTGACGAAATGACCCGTCAAGTATGTTCGCGTTTGTGTTGTCGCGTCAGCCTGGCGTGCGTTTATGCGCGTGTTTACTATGGCGAGGCTCTTCGCTTCTGCGGCTAACCTAACCTAGCTTAGCCTAGCATCCTCGGTGTTGTCAACTTCCgtcccattttgttttcttttggatgGCAGGTGACAGCCGGCAAGCGGCGAGTGAAAGCCATCATTTATTCACTTTGATATTTTCAACGTTATTTTAGTCTGCCTCAGGAGCCACAGTTACCTCCGTTGCGCTAATCATGAGAGTTGTAGGTAGTGACGTTCTTCGAACGGACTTCAAAGTGGGGCTATCAAAGGGCTTATACCTTACCGGTCTTTTTGACTAGAGCCGTCACAGCATCGGTGCAAACAAATAGTTTCAATTTCCATACAAAAATCTGAACAAGGTTGTGTTGGCTTCTTACGGACACATTAACTACTTGTGGACGGGAGTCACGATGATTTCTTTTTGAACAACTCAACGTGATCACAACGAAAAAGGGTTTTGATAAGTGTTActtggttttttttcggtccGACTAGTCAACTGACAAAACGAGAGGCCTGACTGCGCAAATGACAATAGCGAGATTACAAAGCTGTTGGTTTACTACAACAGGTTATACTCTAATAGCACACATTTTTAGGCTCGACTATTCAGCGATCAACCCCCGCCAATGTCGGCACCAAGTAGACAAAAATTAATCTAGTAGTGGATTTTAATAGGTGATACGCTATATATTGTTGCACAGTTTTTTGGCCCGACTCGTCAGCTGCCGACACATCAGAAGTTAACACAAATAAGACATCAATGGAACCATGATTGGATTATTAAGTATGGTGATATACCGCATAAATATTTAGCTGCCTAAACAGGCTGTGAGATATTAAAATGTTATTAGATCATGATCCATGATGGAGTAATATGGTACAGAAAAATTCGGCCCGACAAGTCGGCCAACTTGACAGGCTACCGCATGCGAAGGAGACACCAAACAGAAGAATCATTGGATTGTCATCGTTCCCTTCTTTGTCGTTACTTTTTAGGCCACTGTAGGCTTTATTACTTGGCTGTGTCCACTAGGTTGATCAATATTTAGATATATCATCATCCAGGTTGTTTTGGGTATGACCACTTTTCCAAAGTCTGGAAGAAGATCCACACTGTCATCTTGAGATAAAACATTGCAGTAATGGATTCATATTCATAATACTTAAGCCCTCACACTCCATCTTAGGGTCTATTCACTGACGAATATTAATAGTCGTCTGTCAGGTCGGAAGAGAAGTGTTGCATGTTCCATTCAGCCGCATCATTCGCATAACAGGTTTCTTAAGTACACTACCAAGTGTGTTTTCTTGGGCTGGAAAACAAACTAAGCCAATGATGACTCACACTCCGATGTGAGATCCTTCAAGCATGTTTCAAATGCTGGCAGATTCTCCATCAACGATGAGGCGTCCGGCCTGGATGAGATGCCCCTGATGATGTCCGACGAGGCCTTTGAGAACGACGAAAGCGACTACGAAACGCTGACACGGGCCCGAGTCAGTCACAGACGGCGAGGCCTCAGGTGGTTCCTCTTCGGCGGGTGGAGAGTCCTCTGCGAAAGGTTTGTCTGTGTCCAACTTCCAAGCTTTCAATTAGCATTTCCGCTCGTTCTGATGTGCCGTTTTCTCATAGTGTGACTTCTTATGGGACTTTGCTGCCCGCAGCCTGTCAGGTAGCTAACCCTTTGGGCCGAAATTTCTTCGGCTTACAAACGAATCCATCAGATATTGAAGTCTAGTCAACTGTACTTTGTGTGTGTTAGATGTGCTCCGTGTCTATTTTGGAACTGACTAGTGGGGCCGTAAATATTTGCAATGCACCACATATTGATGCAAGACATATGAAAATCCGAAAACCCCTCCATTGTCGTCACCTTCATGGTTACTAGTGTTTAGCAGCCTGTTTAGGCAGCCAACTAGCCGGGCATTAATCATTTTAATCGACATCCCAATAATATAGATTATGAATTCAAATCAAAACGTGCCTCCgttgtcttctttgtttttacttttgatgTGGTTGACAGCGTATTCAGGCATCTAGCTAGTTAGGTCTGACTTTTCTTACTTTTATTATTGACACACAGATTAAAAGGATGTGTTTCACAGTCTGTTTAGGAACCCAAGTAGTTGGGCACGTGCTCATTTGTGACACATGtaaatgcacttttttaaatttacttttttttaatttttaatgggATCCACGTCCAATTGTGGCTTCTCCACCCTCTATTTAGCTTCAAACccattttttgttgctttttttcattCTGTCAATGGTAAACTAgcataaaaaaaacagatgcatgTACACGGGCGTGCCGATTTGGATTTCCAATGCACCGGTAGCTGTGCGTGAAGCGCAAAGTCACCATTGAGGTCACTGTTTTTGCCGCCCGACACGCATTCGGCAGCTTTTGATCCAAAGATAATTTTCACGCCGATACAACGAAGTTTCAAAGACCGCTCGGCGTTAGGTTGTCGCCAGCGGTGCGTCTCCAGCCGAATCGATCTCAGCCCTCCaatccacccccgccccccctgctCCTGTGCACCACCTCGCTAATGaacaaattggatttttcacAGCTGACCAGTTTGATGCTTTCCAgtaattttgtgtgtgcactGCGCGGGATtataaaaggcaaataattCACGAGCCGACTAAGCCGTCGCTGTTCAAATGGCGCCGTTATTTAAATAGCATTCATTTGCTCAAATAATCTGGCGTATGAATCGGGATGCCGAGCGCACTGAGGCGGCGCATCGCCTCCAACGCAAACACGGCCAAAAGTTGTCACAGCCAAAGttgatgaggttttttttttgttgttgttgcttaatAGGTGGAAAAGCCAAGTCAATCACCATGACGATGTACACTTTGGTGAGGTGACACTGTAGCTACTTTGTGTCAGGGGTTCGAAAACTTTCTGGGGACAAAACCCCTCTGGTCTCCggcaagaattaaaaaaaaaagtttatttgtaCTCAAAGCTGAACAAGGGAAAGTTGTATTTTACCAAGTGAGGGAAAAAAGTACAACATTAATCTCGTAATTGTGCAccttttattttggagaaatCTACTTTTGTTCTCTTAAATAAAAACTTTCCTCTCAATTTTctgaacaccttttttttcttggaaaaaaatagtgCTATATTCCAGTCatttcatcttttatttattatgacAAAATAATTTACTGCAAATTATTtggtggagcccccccccccccccccccccgccccccaaagctTATGGCTCCCAGTTTGAGAAGGAAGGGCCCGTTTTATGTATCACGCGGTGACACACGCTGTTTGTATTTCATGCTTTGGATAAGCCACAGTGTCATTATTAGCAGGTGGATGGATAGTGATACAAAGTCAAACCTGAATTTTTGTTTGCCTCGCTGTAATAAATCAATGTAATCGGTGATGGGCATCCCCGCATGCTAGCAACGGTTCGCTAATGGCAAACACGGATGAAATGTGTCTGGAGATGTCACCGAGCACAGCGTGTGTTTTTGTCTGGCCGGGCTTTGCGGAGCAAATTGAGCCGTGAACGTTTTCTTTTCCGGCCGAGACGCTAAACTTTTCACCTCACCGTGCCAAATACCCCTCATgtggaaaatgaaaaagagCTAATTTATTTGagcgatgacaaaaaaaacaaaacaaaacaaaaaaaaactaaactaaaagatAGAAGCACTGACTATTTGTAAATAACTTTGATGCGGCCTAACGCAAATACACTTCAGCCGTTGTTGTATGTTGACCGTGCATCATTGCGGATTAAaattgtgtgcccccccccctcaccccctaaCCCCAACAGCTGCTGCGATTGCCTTGTCCGAATGTGTCGGCGGAAGAAGGAGCTGAAGGCTCGCACCGTCTGGCTCGGCCACCCGGAGAAATGCGAGGAGAAGTTCCCTAAAAACTCCATCCGCAACCAGAAGTACAACTTCTTCACCTTTGTGCCTGGGGTAATggcttgattttgattttttttttacacttgttttGGAGATGGAGTTTCCCTGCATTGCTCAAAGGCACCATCTCAGCTGTTCCAATTACTTGTCTGGTCTGGTTTAATCTTACTCGATCTGCGTTAAATACGCTTCAACTTTTCACAAAATGGCCTTCAACGGAAAACGTGAAGTCATCCTTCCCCGGCTTCCGGTGCATATTATCATGCTATTTGGTGAGTCGTCATTGAGTTTTCACACTGCGGGGCACAGGCGTACTTCTTAAAAAGCAAACGGCACCGCAATCAAGAAGGCTCATTCATTCCCCCAGGCGTATAATGTCACCTGTCCAGTGGAGTTGTCCATATTCTGAACAAATACGCCGTTTGTCTCCCTGCgctttgcattttt
It includes:
- the LOC127604722 gene encoding sal-like protein 3 — its product is MSRRKQAKPQHLRAGHDEAPGGLHFVRHDDPKEDVEREDPSGTGSALCCDDTHVCHQCCAQFFDWNELCEHQKSCVENHPVLIVKDGKGDGALESPTEPSPVPSVESSDSSAGESALTDCDSPDEAMDVELGPQDKYASSPSPADSAETQQPLPNTNVTLGILHSTRVAVAQFSQGVVGGGACGRAASAAIPLILEHLLALQQQQVHQLHLIEQICSQVATMNKQPGKEALNPVSRPLCLAANPYGVPSVSGNTPSDINGQAPASLSTVPEMSQNLPSESVCSQPVFRDVVCNSASSSENSASSLSDCSRVSALMPPYAGSHPSSSSQTLSSPNPLSLGQGSVSYLPHSPSKSVIYPNPLAGIAATANALDPLAAMLKHRKGKPPGSSSSSFETKPGLEEPFFKHKCRFCAKVFGSDSALQIHLRSHTGERPFKCNICGNRFSTKGNLKVHFQRHKDKYPEVQMNPYPVPEYLDNVPTSSGIPYGMIVPPEKAVPSWLDSKPVLTTLSASLGLPISSTRTGIEGSSEPSSTAPSVQTTYQPNFGECVSPSQRGSKAQLSPVSDTRRSNQEEEGSSGIKPEEAHLPQSYTQIWRGTQVTQETSYTSLATTPEPVASPSPVSSSHSPLPANPEDFSPGGLLDLMETSETSKLQQLVENIDKKMTEANRCVLCKRVLSCPSALKMHYRIHTGERPFKCKVCGRAFTTKGNLKTHVVVHRDNPPVQVEHSCPICQKRFTNAVVLQQHIRMHMVGQITDSPPPDGGPETQGENEKNLDSPGSNDLVDDVSMEADDAEEVQEVENVVSPSKSSLENHLTDPSVNLSTSGEKFLTNGYDDQIQIECSLTEKGMQNLGTTSPPATPPLSPAQSTEFWEHFAASVKKEQVKSGTRGITQLLTGGSTQSIKTEVNGYTEPYPTFAINLSAAYPSVTGSGIAPLLGPPHPRRMPKQHNCSACGKNFSSASALQIHERTHTGEKPFVCSVCGRAFTTKGNLKVHMGTHMWNNTPARRGRRLSVDNPMALLGSNTVKFDLAARAMQVDAGFWSRYASAITGNLALKNNEISVIQNRGVTPLRQMTAGMDRVNGARPITSLSKNGVELGNNRHFSMLSDDSKEIGIN